In Rhodothermus marinus DSM 4252, a single genomic region encodes these proteins:
- a CDS encoding thioredoxin family protein, protein MHRFWLERRPHNGLTYEAYVAAWEEALRQPLAGLDAQARRYLYYRRYNYERAQRVAEAYRMSERLARALEAIEQPQLWMVLTEDWCGDSAYSLPVIAEAARRSPLITLRILRRDENPDIMDLYLTRGARSIPKLVAFAEDGTELFTWGPRPAEAQALRDRLKEEGADARQLTQALIDWYEACGWQQVDAELAERLEAVQEAQRLSSSR, encoded by the coding sequence ATGCACCGGTTCTGGCTTGAACGGCGTCCGCACAACGGCCTGACTTACGAAGCGTACGTGGCGGCCTGGGAGGAAGCGCTCCGGCAGCCGCTGGCCGGACTCGACGCGCAGGCGCGGCGCTATCTGTACTACCGTCGCTACAACTACGAGCGGGCGCAGCGCGTGGCCGAGGCTTACCGTATGTCCGAGCGGCTGGCGCGGGCGCTGGAGGCCATCGAGCAGCCGCAGCTCTGGATGGTGCTCACCGAGGACTGGTGCGGCGACTCGGCCTACAGCTTACCCGTCATCGCCGAAGCCGCCCGGCGCAGCCCCCTGATTACGCTGCGCATTCTCCGGCGCGACGAAAATCCGGACATCATGGACCTGTACCTGACGCGCGGCGCCCGGAGCATTCCCAAGCTGGTGGCCTTTGCCGAGGACGGGACAGAACTGTTTACCTGGGGGCCACGTCCGGCCGAGGCGCAGGCGCTCCGGGATCGGCTGAAAGAGGAAGGTGCGGATGCCCGACAGCTCACGCAGGCGCTGATCGACTGGTACGAGGCCTGTGGCTGGCAACAGGTCGATGCGGAGCTGGCCGAACGGCTGGAGGCCGTACAGGAAGCTCAGCGCCTGTCGTCTTCCAGATAG
- a CDS encoding FxsA family protein → MGARLFLLFLIVPAVELALLLQIGRWIGLWPTIGLIFATALAGSFLARREGMATWRAFRQRLAEGKLPGRELIDGVLILLAGALLITPGVLTDLLGLIGLLPPTRALIRRYLMRRLQQALQQQTARLYVSFGGFTPPDPADPDSSGWSGQARPRPHYLEDDRR, encoded by the coding sequence ATGGGCGCACGCCTGTTTCTGCTGTTTCTGATCGTACCGGCCGTCGAGCTGGCCCTGCTGCTCCAGATCGGTCGATGGATCGGGCTCTGGCCCACGATCGGATTGATCTTTGCCACAGCGCTGGCCGGTAGCTTTCTGGCCCGTCGTGAAGGCATGGCCACCTGGCGGGCCTTTCGGCAACGTCTGGCCGAGGGGAAGCTACCCGGCCGCGAACTGATCGACGGCGTGCTGATCCTGCTTGCCGGCGCCCTGCTGATCACGCCGGGCGTGCTGACCGACCTGCTGGGACTGATCGGCCTGCTGCCTCCTACACGTGCGCTGATCCGCCGCTACCTGATGCGCCGTCTGCAACAGGCCCTTCAGCAGCAGACCGCCCGACTCTACGTTTCGTTTGGCGGCTTTACGCCCCCGGATCCCGCCGACCCCGATTCATCCGGCTGGTCCGGCCAGGCGCGCCCCCGCCCCCACTATCTGGAAGACGACAGGCGCTGA
- a CDS encoding ferredoxin--NADP reductase, translating into MPTDKFCRVRLVERIDFTDDLALFRFQPEEPVSFTPGQYATLALEVEGKLVPRAYSIVSAPHEPLLEFFIELVPHGKLTPRIWELREGDAMWMRRKIVGHFTLETKRTRHLMLATVTGIAPYLSMIRAQRHAIERGASPPHRFLVIHGASRSKELGVYLDELRKLSEEVDWLTYIPTVSRPWEDPEWKGETGRVDDIVRKYLDAAEDFTPETAVAYACGHPQMIENVRGILRRAGFADAFIREEQYFVQKSAEKTTRKAAQPAATPKPAAVPADRLPPGARPIPTVGKLPPRPGTASE; encoded by the coding sequence ATGCCGACGGACAAATTCTGTCGTGTTCGCCTGGTCGAACGCATTGACTTCACCGACGACCTGGCGCTGTTTCGTTTTCAGCCCGAAGAGCCTGTAAGCTTCACGCCCGGTCAGTACGCCACGCTGGCGCTCGAGGTAGAAGGCAAACTGGTGCCGCGCGCCTACTCGATCGTCTCGGCCCCCCACGAGCCGCTGCTGGAGTTTTTCATCGAACTGGTGCCGCATGGGAAACTGACGCCACGCATCTGGGAGCTGCGCGAGGGCGACGCCATGTGGATGCGTCGGAAGATCGTGGGACACTTCACGCTGGAGACGAAGCGCACGCGGCATCTGATGCTGGCCACCGTGACCGGCATTGCGCCCTATTTGAGCATGATCCGCGCCCAGCGCCACGCGATCGAACGGGGCGCGTCGCCGCCCCATCGGTTTCTGGTCATCCACGGGGCCAGCCGCTCGAAAGAGCTGGGCGTGTATCTGGACGAGCTCCGAAAACTCTCCGAAGAAGTGGACTGGCTGACGTACATCCCCACCGTCAGCCGGCCGTGGGAAGACCCCGAATGGAAAGGCGAGACAGGCCGCGTGGACGACATCGTGCGCAAGTATCTGGACGCGGCCGAGGACTTCACGCCCGAGACGGCCGTGGCCTATGCCTGCGGCCATCCTCAGATGATCGAGAACGTGCGGGGCATTCTGCGCCGCGCCGGCTTTGCCGACGCGTTCATCCGCGAGGAGCAGTACTTCGTGCAGAAAAGCGCGGAGAAAACGACCCGCAAGGCGGCTCAGCCCGCGGCCACGCCGAAGCCGGCGGCCGTCCCGGCCGATCGCCTGCCGCCGGGCGCTCGCCCGATCCCGACCGTCGGTAAACTGCCACCCCGACCGGGGACGGCCTCGGAATAA
- a CDS encoding AAA family ATPase, whose protein sequence is MPAPSALRTGDPLEALHEAYVRLRREIGKVIVGQEAIIEQLVVCLLARGHALLIGVPGLAKTLLVRTLAQALDLKFSRIQFTPDLMPSDITGTEILEEDRTTGQRVFRFVKGPIFAHIVLADEINRTPPKTQAALLEAMQEQHVTAAGQTFPLEPPFFVLATQNPIEQEGTYPLPEAQLDRFMLNLWLDYPSFEEEVAVVRNTTSGPPPTVEPVVSREELLAFQDLIRQIPVADHVIEYAVRLVARTRPGRPDTPEFINTYLSYGAGPRASQYLILGAKALAALDGRATPLISDVRRLAVPVLRHRIVTSFNADADGISAVELIERLLETLPEA, encoded by the coding sequence ATGCCTGCTCCGAGCGCGCTTCGCACCGGTGATCCTCTGGAAGCACTTCACGAGGCCTACGTGCGCCTTCGTCGGGAGATCGGCAAGGTCATCGTCGGTCAGGAGGCCATCATCGAGCAGCTTGTCGTGTGCCTGCTGGCACGCGGCCACGCGCTGCTGATCGGCGTGCCCGGCCTCGCCAAAACGCTGCTGGTGCGCACGCTGGCGCAGGCGCTCGACCTGAAGTTCAGTCGCATTCAGTTCACGCCCGATCTGATGCCCAGCGACATCACGGGCACCGAAATCCTTGAAGAAGACCGCACCACGGGCCAGCGGGTGTTTCGCTTCGTCAAAGGCCCCATCTTTGCCCACATCGTGCTGGCCGACGAGATCAATCGCACTCCTCCCAAGACCCAGGCCGCCCTGCTCGAAGCCATGCAGGAGCAGCACGTGACGGCGGCCGGACAGACCTTCCCGCTCGAACCGCCGTTTTTCGTGCTGGCCACCCAGAACCCGATCGAACAGGAAGGCACCTATCCCCTGCCTGAAGCCCAGCTCGACCGCTTCATGCTTAACCTGTGGCTCGACTACCCTTCCTTCGAAGAAGAAGTGGCGGTGGTGCGCAATACGACCTCGGGTCCGCCGCCGACCGTCGAGCCCGTCGTCAGTCGCGAAGAGCTGCTGGCCTTTCAGGACCTGATCCGCCAGATTCCGGTGGCCGATCACGTGATCGAATACGCCGTACGCCTGGTGGCCCGTACGCGTCCGGGACGCCCCGACACGCCCGAGTTCATCAACACCTATCTGAGCTACGGGGCCGGCCCCCGCGCCTCTCAGTACCTGATTCTGGGGGCCAAGGCGCTGGCCGCACTCGACGGCCGCGCCACACCGCTTATCTCCGACGTGCGCCGCCTGGCCGTGCCCGTCCTGCGTCACCGCATCGTCACCAGCTTCAACGCCGACGCCGACGGCATCTCGGCCGTGGAACTGATCGAACGCCTGCTCGAAACGCTCCCCGAAGCCTGA
- a CDS encoding peptidylprolyl isomerase, whose amino-acid sequence MRRFLTILLLLVPGLLRAQSPADDRVLDEIVAVVGNELILRSEVDAFLAGYLQQQRIPYSDELWLEALNQLIDQKVLAEHARRDTTIQISDDRVEQALQERLNQLMQQVGGQTRLEEIYGKTLTQLKAELREDFREQMLAETFRNRKLQQIRITPSEVRAWFEQFPTDSLPTLPDLVRLSHIVRYPRPSEKARQEAFEIASAIRDSIVSGRSSFEDMARRFSEDPGSAAAGGHIPDTRLADLVPEFAAVAARIPIGEISQPFETPFGVHILRVNRRQGDLIDFNHILIRIDESQADPSEAIAYLEAVRDSILQYNIPFGLMARRHSEEEATAAQGGRVVDPRTGERDLVLSALDPTWQRTIDTLEVGEISHPAEAVLLDGRRAYHIVRLDRFVPSHRVSLETDYARIEQLALQEKRQRVLRQWLNELRQSVVIRLAGKARELAERYPDKIVTSTLAQR is encoded by the coding sequence ATGCGTCGGTTCCTGACAATCCTTCTGTTGCTTGTGCCCGGCCTGCTGCGCGCCCAGTCGCCCGCCGACGACCGGGTGCTGGACGAGATCGTGGCCGTCGTGGGCAACGAGCTGATCCTTCGCTCCGAAGTGGACGCCTTCCTGGCCGGCTACCTGCAACAGCAGCGCATTCCCTACTCCGACGAACTCTGGCTCGAAGCGCTCAACCAGCTCATCGACCAGAAGGTGCTGGCCGAACACGCCCGCCGCGACACGACGATCCAGATCTCAGACGACCGCGTCGAGCAGGCCCTGCAGGAACGCCTCAACCAGCTCATGCAACAGGTGGGCGGCCAGACCCGCCTCGAAGAGATCTACGGCAAGACGCTCACCCAGCTCAAGGCCGAACTGCGCGAGGATTTCCGGGAGCAGATGCTGGCCGAAACCTTCCGCAACCGCAAGCTTCAGCAGATCCGCATCACGCCCTCGGAAGTGCGTGCCTGGTTCGAGCAGTTCCCCACCGACTCGCTCCCCACCCTACCCGACCTGGTGCGCCTGAGCCATATCGTGCGCTATCCGCGTCCCTCGGAAAAGGCCCGTCAGGAAGCCTTCGAAATCGCCTCGGCCATCCGCGACTCGATCGTCAGCGGCCGCTCGAGCTTCGAGGACATGGCCCGACGCTTTTCGGAAGACCCCGGCTCGGCGGCGGCCGGCGGACACATCCCCGACACGCGCCTGGCCGACCTCGTGCCGGAATTTGCCGCCGTTGCAGCTCGCATTCCCATCGGCGAGATCTCCCAGCCGTTTGAGACGCCCTTCGGGGTGCACATCCTCCGTGTGAACCGCCGCCAGGGGGATCTGATCGACTTCAACCACATCCTGATTCGCATCGACGAAAGCCAGGCCGACCCGTCCGAGGCCATCGCCTACCTGGAGGCCGTGCGCGACTCCATCCTGCAGTACAACATTCCCTTTGGCCTCATGGCCCGCCGTCATTCCGAGGAAGAAGCCACGGCGGCCCAGGGCGGCCGTGTGGTGGATCCCCGCACGGGCGAACGCGACCTGGTGCTCAGCGCACTGGATCCGACCTGGCAACGCACCATCGACACGCTGGAAGTCGGCGAGATCAGCCATCCGGCCGAAGCGGTATTGCTGGACGGACGCCGTGCCTATCACATCGTGCGGCTCGACCGCTTCGTGCCCAGCCACCGCGTCAGCCTCGAAACCGACTACGCCCGCATCGAACAGCTGGCGCTTCAGGAAAAGCGTCAGCGCGTGCTGCGTCAGTGGCTGAACGAGCTGCGCCAGTCGGTGGTCATCCGTCTGGCCGGTAAGGCCCGCGAGCTGGCCGAACGCTATCCGGACAAGATCGTTACTTCGACGCTGGCCCAACGTTGA
- a CDS encoding peptidylprolyl isomerase has product MKRLLLALALLSWLGCREKPPPPDVVARVGQVYLTREELARALQLLPVQMDSTEASQQVIEQWITNQLLYQEALRRGLRNDPEVQRLLEENERSVLISALLEQLYQEEEAGEEGQPGPAEVQAYYERYKEQLRLREPYVRVRYLHTTREEDARTVHRTLQETRAVLDSLWEALVDRYAENPEEARLLAGRYFPESRLFTAAVLAPLREALQRLRNGDVAPIIEIDGHYHVLQLVERLPAGTLPELRWIYDEVAQQARIQARKQIYARLVQRLRNEARVRGELELYQQPQRP; this is encoded by the coding sequence ATGAAACGCCTGCTGCTTGCCCTGGCCCTGCTGAGCTGGCTCGGTTGTCGGGAAAAACCGCCCCCGCCCGACGTGGTGGCGCGGGTGGGTCAGGTCTACCTGACCCGCGAAGAGCTGGCCCGCGCGCTGCAGCTCCTGCCCGTGCAGATGGACTCGACCGAGGCGAGCCAGCAGGTGATCGAGCAGTGGATCACCAACCAGCTGCTCTACCAGGAAGCGCTGCGCCGCGGCCTCCGGAACGACCCGGAGGTGCAGCGCCTGCTCGAAGAAAACGAGCGCTCCGTGTTGATCAGCGCCCTGCTGGAACAGTTGTATCAGGAAGAGGAAGCCGGCGAGGAAGGCCAGCCCGGTCCGGCCGAGGTCCAGGCCTACTACGAACGCTACAAGGAGCAGCTCCGCCTGCGGGAGCCCTACGTGCGCGTGCGCTACCTGCATACCACCCGCGAGGAAGACGCCCGGACGGTGCACCGGACGCTCCAGGAGACCAGGGCCGTCTTGGATTCGCTCTGGGAGGCCCTGGTCGATCGGTATGCAGAGAATCCCGAGGAGGCACGCCTGCTGGCCGGCCGCTACTTTCCCGAATCCCGCCTCTTCACGGCCGCCGTGCTCGCCCCCCTGCGGGAAGCCCTGCAACGGCTGCGCAATGGCGACGTGGCCCCGATCATCGAGATCGACGGCCACTACCACGTGCTCCAGCTTGTCGAACGCCTGCCGGCCGGCACCCTTCCCGAATTGCGCTGGATCTACGACGAAGTGGCCCAGCAGGCCCGCATTCAGGCCCGGAAACAGATCTATGCCCGTCTGGTTCAACGCCTGCGCAATGAAGCGCGCGTACGTGGTGAACTGGAACTGTACCAGCAACCGCAACGCCCCTGA
- a CDS encoding peptidylprolyl isomerase, translated as MRTVCLLLGSLLMLAAGCRTLQTNPAENPEVVAVAGSEVIDLTTFEDQYARSVGNRLEAADDSLQAYQDFLERYVNYRLRVQEARARGYDRDSAIVAEASAYQLELARNHLMRQEVIEPLLRTLYARMPDMVDISHIFVRVPTDATPEDTLAAYRRLQALIDSVRQGADFNEIAFRHSDDPSARSPRSTRGGWGHIGWIKMGQTIEPMETYAFNTPVGELSPIFRTRYGYHVLKVHDRKPAPYDVRAAHIMITPAPTPEDSARVRRTLDSLRQLVLSGKADFAELARQHSEDWRTKSRGGDLGYLSFAQPMPVMVRDTLFALKEIGDVSHIVTTPFGLHIFQLKDRRPIPPTFEAAYDTLLTVADRLGRLQEARNRFVAQLRRRLHVRLDTAQLFTLLQVAAHPDTLALRVSRRELGALDLSQPFASVEDSSYTLAELIDYINQQNLLRRTSRRDTIAQERLLRAADRFLDDRVLSYEALRRAEQDPEFQRTMQDFIDGLLAFKLLEEAVWKVAERDTAGLRAYYEAHAGEFVFPERTRVLSFRTQRDSVLEQRVYEPLQQGVPVARLIAELTADSSAGITVDTVYIEKPTGSFYDRALRLEAGRYTEPFRYWNGHVLLYNDGLEPPRPKTFREARADVLSAYQKELEARLDQGLRARYGARIFPERLRQAFAAERRTLANAGQ; from the coding sequence ATGCGTACGGTCTGCTTGCTGCTCGGTAGTCTGCTGATGCTGGCGGCGGGTTGCCGCACGCTTCAGACAAATCCGGCCGAGAATCCGGAAGTCGTGGCCGTGGCCGGCTCGGAAGTGATCGATCTGACCACGTTCGAAGACCAGTATGCCCGTTCGGTGGGCAACCGGCTGGAAGCGGCCGACGATTCGCTGCAGGCCTATCAGGACTTCCTTGAGCGCTACGTGAACTACCGACTGCGCGTGCAGGAGGCCCGCGCCCGGGGGTACGATCGCGACTCGGCCATCGTGGCCGAAGCGTCGGCCTACCAGCTCGAGCTGGCCCGCAACCACCTGATGCGCCAGGAGGTCATCGAACCGCTGCTGCGCACGCTCTACGCGCGCATGCCCGACATGGTGGACATCAGCCACATCTTCGTGCGTGTTCCGACCGACGCCACCCCCGAAGATACGCTGGCCGCCTACCGGCGCCTGCAGGCGTTGATCGATTCGGTTCGCCAGGGCGCCGACTTCAACGAGATCGCCTTCCGCCACTCGGACGACCCGTCGGCCAGATCGCCTCGCTCTACCCGGGGCGGCTGGGGGCACATCGGCTGGATCAAGATGGGCCAGACGATCGAGCCGATGGAGACCTATGCATTCAACACGCCCGTCGGGGAACTGTCGCCCATCTTTCGGACGCGCTACGGCTACCACGTGCTGAAGGTGCACGACCGGAAGCCGGCTCCCTACGACGTGCGCGCCGCCCACATCATGATCACGCCCGCTCCCACGCCCGAAGATTCGGCCCGCGTGCGTCGCACGCTCGACAGCCTGCGCCAGCTCGTCCTGAGCGGAAAGGCCGACTTTGCCGAACTGGCCCGCCAGCATTCCGAAGACTGGCGCACGAAGAGCCGGGGGGGCGACCTGGGCTATCTGAGCTTTGCGCAACCCATGCCGGTCATGGTGCGCGACACGCTCTTCGCCCTGAAAGAAATCGGCGACGTGTCGCACATCGTCACCACCCCGTTCGGGCTGCACATCTTCCAGCTCAAGGATCGGCGTCCCATTCCGCCCACGTTCGAGGCGGCCTACGATACACTGTTGACCGTGGCCGACCGGCTGGGACGACTGCAGGAAGCCCGCAATCGATTCGTCGCGCAGCTCCGCCGCCGGTTGCATGTCCGGCTCGACACGGCACAGCTTTTTACGCTGCTGCAGGTGGCCGCCCATCCCGATACGCTGGCGCTGCGCGTCAGCCGTCGCGAGCTGGGCGCGCTCGACCTGAGCCAGCCGTTTGCCTCCGTTGAGGATTCCTCCTACACGCTGGCCGAGCTGATCGATTACATCAACCAGCAGAACCTGCTGCGCCGCACCTCGCGCCGCGACACCATCGCACAGGAACGCCTGCTGCGGGCGGCCGACCGCTTCCTTGACGACCGGGTGCTCAGCTACGAAGCGCTGCGGCGGGCCGAGCAGGATCCTGAATTTCAGCGCACCATGCAGGACTTCATCGACGGGCTGCTGGCTTTCAAGCTGCTGGAAGAGGCCGTCTGGAAAGTGGCCGAGCGCGACACGGCCGGACTCCGCGCCTATTACGAAGCGCATGCTGGCGAATTCGTCTTTCCGGAGCGCACGCGCGTGCTCAGCTTCCGCACCCAACGCGATTCGGTGCTGGAGCAGCGCGTCTACGAGCCCCTGCAGCAGGGCGTGCCGGTAGCCCGACTGATCGCCGAACTGACGGCCGACAGCAGCGCCGGCATCACGGTCGATACCGTCTACATCGAAAAGCCCACGGGTTCCTTCTACGACCGGGCGCTGCGCCTGGAAGCCGGCCGCTACACCGAACCGTTCCGCTACTGGAACGGACACGTGCTGCTCTACAACGACGGCCTGGAGCCGCCACGCCCCAAGACGTTCCGCGAAGCCCGCGCCGACGTGCTCAGCGCCTACCAGAAGGAACTGGAAGCCCGACTGGATCAGGGGCTGCGCGCGCGTTACGGAGCCCGGATCTTTCCGGAGCGTCTGCGCCAGGCCTTTGCGGCCGAACGTCGGACGCTTGCCAACGCCGGTCAATGA
- the gltX gene encoding glutamate--tRNA ligase produces METQTHRIEGPVRVRFAPSPTGFLHIGGLRTALYNFLFARKHGGQFILRIEDTDQERYVPGAEEDIIESLRWAGLTYDEGPDVGGPCGPYRQSERKELYQQYAKQLVEAGHAYYAFDTPEELEEMRRRLQKSGNPSPKYDAITRMSMRNSLTLPAEEVERLLAEGVPYVIRLKVPRRETIRFYDLIRGWVSFESSEIDDQVLIKSDGMPTYHMANVVDDHLMGITHVIRGEEWLSSTPKHVLLYRYLGWEMPQMAHLPLILSPKGGKLSKRNAEELGIPVLVRQYRELGYEPEALVNYLAFLGWNPGTEQEVFTLEELIEAFSLDRVRPAAVQFSLDKLQWYNQQFIRRMSVEELARKAMPYLKKHGIEADEAYVQKVAALMQERITFVEELATFCRFFYEDPTTYEEKGVQKRWKENSAELVRAYADRLEQLEEFTAETAEQALRELAEERGVKAAEIIHPTRLAISGLSFGPSLFEMMEVIGKEACVRRLRRAAEVLG; encoded by the coding sequence ATGGAGACGCAGACGCACAGGATAGAAGGACCGGTACGCGTGCGCTTCGCCCCGAGCCCGACGGGCTTTCTGCACATCGGCGGGTTGCGGACGGCGCTCTACAACTTCCTGTTTGCCCGTAAGCATGGCGGGCAGTTCATCCTTCGCATCGAAGATACCGACCAGGAGCGTTACGTCCCCGGCGCCGAGGAGGACATCATCGAATCGTTGCGCTGGGCCGGATTGACGTACGACGAAGGGCCGGACGTGGGCGGTCCCTGTGGGCCGTACCGCCAGTCGGAGCGCAAGGAGTTGTATCAGCAGTATGCGAAGCAGCTCGTCGAGGCCGGGCACGCCTACTACGCCTTCGACACGCCCGAGGAGCTGGAAGAAATGCGGCGGCGGCTTCAGAAAAGCGGCAACCCGTCGCCCAAGTACGACGCGATCACGCGCATGAGCATGCGCAACTCGCTCACGCTGCCCGCCGAGGAGGTCGAGCGCCTGCTGGCCGAAGGCGTGCCCTACGTGATCCGGCTCAAGGTGCCGCGCCGCGAGACGATTCGCTTCTATGACCTGATTCGTGGCTGGGTCTCTTTCGAAAGCTCGGAGATCGACGATCAGGTGCTGATCAAATCCGACGGCATGCCCACCTACCACATGGCTAACGTGGTCGATGACCACCTGATGGGCATCACGCACGTGATCCGGGGCGAGGAATGGCTTTCGTCGACGCCCAAGCACGTGCTGCTCTATCGGTACCTGGGCTGGGAAATGCCGCAGATGGCACACCTGCCGCTGATTCTCAGCCCGAAGGGCGGAAAGCTCTCCAAGCGCAACGCCGAGGAGCTGGGCATTCCAGTGCTGGTGCGCCAGTACCGGGAGCTGGGCTACGAGCCTGAGGCGCTCGTGAACTACCTGGCTTTTCTGGGCTGGAATCCGGGCACCGAGCAGGAGGTCTTCACGCTGGAGGAACTGATCGAGGCGTTTTCGCTGGATCGGGTGCGGCCGGCCGCCGTGCAGTTCAGCCTCGACAAGCTGCAGTGGTATAACCAGCAGTTCATCCGGCGCATGTCGGTCGAGGAGCTGGCCCGCAAGGCCATGCCCTACCTGAAAAAGCACGGCATCGAGGCCGACGAGGCGTACGTGCAGAAGGTGGCGGCGCTGATGCAGGAGCGCATTACGTTCGTCGAAGAGCTGGCCACGTTCTGTCGGTTCTTCTACGAAGATCCCACGACGTACGAAGAGAAAGGGGTACAGAAGCGCTGGAAGGAGAACTCGGCCGAATTGGTGCGGGCCTATGCCGATCGGCTGGAGCAGCTGGAGGAGTTCACGGCCGAGACGGCCGAGCAGGCACTCCGGGAGCTGGCCGAGGAGCGGGGCGTGAAGGCCGCCGAGATCATTCATCCGACCCGCCTGGCCATCAGCGGGCTGTCGTTCGGGCCGAGTCTGTTCGAGATGATGGAGGTCATCGGGAAGGAGGCGTGTGTGCGACGGCTCCGTCGGGCTGCCGAGGTGCTGGGCTGA
- a CDS encoding RNA methyltransferase, giving the protein MRKLAHHEIPRPDPETLRRLPRHPIVVVLDNIRSIYNVGSIFRTSDAARIEKLYLTGITGTPEHRQLHKTALGAEETVPWEYVRDPVPLVASLRKAGYTIAALELTDTPTYTHQLPDDIFPLALIVGHELYGVQPALIERADLALEIPQFGSKQSLNVAVAYGIAVFDLVRHYRRLQGDPRFSPAPRQPDGAVAHTPPSR; this is encoded by the coding sequence ATGCGCAAACTGGCCCACCACGAAATTCCTCGTCCCGATCCCGAAACGCTGCGACGGTTGCCCCGCCACCCGATCGTGGTGGTGCTGGACAACATTCGTTCGATTTATAACGTCGGTTCCATCTTCCGCACCTCCGATGCCGCCCGCATCGAGAAGCTCTACCTGACCGGGATCACGGGCACTCCCGAACATCGCCAGCTCCACAAGACGGCGCTGGGCGCCGAGGAAACCGTACCCTGGGAGTACGTGCGCGATCCCGTGCCGCTGGTCGCGTCGCTCCGCAAGGCCGGCTATACGATCGCCGCGCTCGAACTGACCGACACGCCCACCTACACGCACCAGTTGCCGGACGACATCTTCCCGCTGGCGCTCATCGTCGGCCATGAACTTTACGGCGTGCAACCGGCGCTGATCGAACGGGCCGACCTGGCGCTCGAGATTCCCCAGTTCGGAAGCAAGCAGTCGCTCAACGTGGCCGTGGCCTACGGGATTGCCGTGTTCGACCTGGTGCGGCACTACCGTCGGCTCCAGGGCGACCCGCGCTTCAGCCCAGCACCTCGGCAGCCCGACGGAGCCGTCGCACACACGCCTCCTTCCCGATGA
- the cmk gene encoding (d)CMP kinase, producing MIIAIDGPAGAGKSTTARRVAERLGYPYLDTGAMYRALALALLRQDPTLDPERARDTLARVQLRVAWDNGRLRVFLDGEDVTEAIRTPEVSQAASRISAWPEVRARLLAEQRRIGRAWERRYGGVVLDGRDIGTVVFPEAEVKVFLVADPEERARRRQRELAERGQEVPLEQVLAEILQRDAQDQQRAVAPLRKADDAVELDTTSLSIDEQVQRVYELVRERQRRLHV from the coding sequence GTGATCATTGCCATTGATGGACCGGCCGGGGCCGGCAAGAGCACCACGGCGCGCCGGGTGGCCGAACGCCTGGGCTACCCGTACCTGGACACGGGCGCCATGTACCGGGCGCTGGCACTGGCGTTGCTTCGCCAGGATCCGACGCTCGATCCGGAGCGGGCGCGCGACACCTTGGCGCGGGTGCAGTTGCGCGTTGCCTGGGACAATGGCCGGTTGCGCGTCTTTCTGGACGGCGAGGACGTCACGGAGGCCATCCGCACGCCTGAGGTCAGCCAGGCCGCCAGTCGCATCAGTGCCTGGCCCGAGGTGCGGGCGCGCCTGCTGGCGGAGCAGCGGCGCATCGGCCGGGCGTGGGAGCGGCGGTACGGCGGCGTGGTGCTCGACGGCCGCGACATCGGCACGGTGGTCTTCCCGGAAGCCGAGGTGAAGGTGTTTCTGGTGGCCGATCCCGAAGAGCGCGCGCGTCGGCGGCAGCGCGAACTGGCCGAACGCGGCCAGGAGGTGCCGCTGGAACAGGTGCTGGCCGAAATCCTGCAACGCGACGCGCAGGACCAGCAGCGGGCCGTGGCGCCGTTGCGCAAGGCCGACGACGCCGTCGAACTCGACACGACTTCGCTGAGTATTGACGAACAGGTGCAGCGCGTCTACGAGCTGGTGCGGGAACGCCAGCGTCGTTTGCACGTTTAG